A single window of Chloracidobacterium thermophilum B DNA harbors:
- the dnaX gene encoding DNA polymerase III subunit gamma/tau yields the protein MAYQVIARKWRPQQFEDVVGQAAITRALSNALRTGRLHHAYLFAGPRGVGKTTCARLFARALNCAEGPTPTPCGVCPSCQETLTGNSLDVLEIDAASHTGVDNIREVIIATVGNRTARDRYKVFIIDEVHMLSTSSFNALLKTLEEPPSHVVFIMATTELHKLPETILSRCQVYEFRTVGVDVIADRLRQIAEAEQVPISRAALVQIAQAGRGSLRDAQSALEQVLAFAGTSTEIDEAAVRDALGLIGIGWLSEVVEALHRSDAAAVLMEVERLVRTGHDLRQFLRELMTYLRHLLVAQLVGADRELLPVADSEVAIIKKQSRYFTVAELIRLFSLVADLEMQVRAAEDPRPLVEVGLVKLTQLGHLKPLEDILARLDALLTEGPRPLPVSSPGGTTAGKRPATPVKPTPPPSATRPERPTRAESGSPDRPPLRLAPPPEPPPEPPPDVTLLAAAPPADDSFDPTNATEVLDRIRQRADEQGKPFLATQLEKVQSARWNGDRFELTFGPEARSQEASVREARAFLQEVLQALTGRQVSLVTRLEGRQPPAASEPEPDRREKLLRAEVERHPAVKNLQRLFGAELFDIDPPE from the coding sequence ATGGCTTATCAGGTCATCGCCCGCAAGTGGCGACCTCAGCAGTTTGAAGATGTCGTGGGGCAGGCGGCCATTACGCGCGCCCTCAGCAATGCCCTGCGGACGGGACGGCTCCACCACGCCTATCTGTTTGCCGGGCCGCGCGGCGTCGGCAAAACCACCTGCGCCCGACTCTTTGCCCGGGCGCTCAACTGCGCCGAAGGCCCGACGCCCACCCCCTGCGGCGTGTGTCCGTCCTGCCAGGAAACCCTGACCGGCAACTCGCTCGATGTTCTCGAAATTGACGCTGCTTCCCATACCGGCGTGGACAACATCCGCGAGGTCATCATTGCCACGGTCGGAAACCGTACGGCGCGCGACCGCTACAAGGTCTTCATCATTGATGAAGTCCACATGCTTTCGACGAGTTCCTTCAACGCCCTGCTGAAGACTCTCGAAGAGCCACCGTCGCACGTGGTCTTCATCATGGCGACGACGGAACTGCACAAGCTGCCGGAGACCATTCTCTCCCGCTGTCAGGTCTATGAGTTTCGGACGGTTGGCGTTGACGTCATTGCCGACCGGCTCCGGCAGATTGCCGAGGCGGAGCAGGTGCCGATTTCACGCGCGGCGCTGGTACAGATTGCCCAGGCCGGGCGTGGCAGCCTGCGCGATGCGCAGTCGGCCCTTGAGCAGGTATTGGCCTTTGCCGGCACGTCCACCGAGATTGATGAAGCCGCCGTGCGCGACGCCCTTGGTCTCATCGGCATCGGTTGGCTGTCAGAAGTCGTGGAAGCCCTGCACAGGTCGGATGCCGCTGCTGTTTTGATGGAAGTGGAGCGGCTGGTTCGGACGGGCCATGACCTGCGGCAGTTCCTGCGGGAGTTGATGACCTATCTGCGCCACCTGCTGGTGGCACAGTTGGTCGGCGCTGACCGGGAGTTGCTGCCGGTTGCCGACAGTGAAGTGGCTATTATCAAAAAGCAGAGCCGGTACTTCACGGTTGCCGAACTGATCCGGCTGTTTTCGCTGGTGGCTGACCTGGAAATGCAGGTGCGGGCGGCAGAGGACCCGCGCCCACTTGTGGAAGTCGGTCTCGTCAAACTGACCCAGCTTGGCCACCTCAAGCCGCTGGAGGACATTCTGGCGCGGCTTGATGCGCTTCTGACCGAAGGCCCCCGTCCACTTCCCGTATCTTCACCGGGTGGCACCACTGCCGGAAAGCGGCCGGCCACGCCGGTCAAACCAACGCCGCCGCCATCGGCAACACGCCCGGAACGCCCCACGCGCGCGGAATCCGGGTCGCCTGACCGTCCGCCGCTGCGGCTCGCACCACCGCCGGAGCCACCCCCGGAACCGCCACCGGATGTCACCCTGCTGGCGGCAGCCCCACCGGCGGATGACAGCTTCGACCCGACCAACGCGACCGAAGTTCTGGACAGAATCAGGCAGCGGGCTGATGAACAGGGAAAACCCTTTTTAGCCACACAACTTGAAAAAGTTCAGTCCGCGCGATGGAATGGCGATCGGTTCGAGTTGACCTTCGGCCCTGAAGCCAGATCGCAGGAGGCTTCCGTCCGGGAAGCACGGGCTTTCCTGCAGGAAGTCCTGCAGGCGCTGACCGGCAGACAGGTGAGCCTTGTCACCCGCCTGGAAGGCCGTCAGCCGCCTGCTGCCTCAGAGCCAGAGCCGGACCGCCGGGAAAAGCTGTTGCGGGCTGAGGTTGAACGTCACCCGGCGGTCAAAAACCTGCAACGGTTGTTTGGCGCAGAACTTTTTGACATCGACCCGCCGGAGTAG
- a CDS encoding uracil-DNA glycosylase gives MSGSPLSEPAALSCKASVPALEQLRQDITTCRSCSRLVVWREHVAQHKVRRFETETYWGRPIPGFGDPQARLLIVGLAPAAHGGNRTGRLFTGDRSGDWLFRALHRAGFANQPTSTHREDGLQLINAYICAAVRCAPPGNRPLPEEAETCLPFLVREMELLPEVRVIVALGQFAFEQTLKALRQQGKVLPKPKPRFAHGARYDLAPGLTLLGSYHPSQQNTLTGRLTEPMLDAIFTTVRQILLPDAGATPAGRCQKVLRQTTVAGF, from the coding sequence ATGAGTGGCTCACCGCTGTCTGAACCGGCTGCGCTTTCCTGCAAGGCCTCTGTCCCTGCCCTCGAACAGCTCCGCCAGGACATCACTACCTGCCGGAGCTGTTCCCGTCTGGTGGTCTGGCGGGAACATGTAGCGCAACACAAAGTCCGCCGCTTTGAGACGGAAACCTACTGGGGCAGGCCCATCCCCGGCTTTGGCGATCCACAGGCCCGGTTGCTTATTGTCGGGCTGGCGCCGGCGGCGCACGGCGGCAACCGTACTGGGCGCCTCTTCACCGGCGACCGGAGTGGCGACTGGCTGTTTCGGGCCCTCCACCGCGCCGGTTTTGCCAATCAGCCGACGTCAACCCACCGCGAAGATGGGCTGCAACTCATCAACGCTTACATCTGCGCGGCTGTCCGCTGCGCGCCGCCGGGCAACCGGCCGCTTCCCGAAGAAGCTGAGACCTGTCTGCCGTTTCTCGTCCGCGAAATGGAATTGCTCCCTGAAGTGCGCGTCATTGTCGCCCTTGGGCAGTTTGCCTTTGAACAGACCCTGAAGGCGCTGCGTCAGCAGGGAAAAGTGCTTCCCAAGCCAAAACCGCGTTTTGCACATGGCGCGCGTTATGACCTCGCACCTGGACTCACACTGCTTGGTTCTTACCACCCAAGCCAACAGAACACGCTGACGGGTCGGCTCACCGAACCTATGCTGGATGCCATCTTCACAACCGTACGCCAGATACTACTCCCTGACGCAGGCGCTACTCCGGCGGGTCGATGTCAAAAAGTTCTGCGCCAAACAACCGTTGCAGGTTTTTGA
- a CDS encoding branched-chain amino acid transaminase: MALETSEKIWHNGKLLPWEDARIHVMSHVIHYGSSVFEGIRCYQTPRGPRLVRLREHVRRLFDSCHIYRMTIPFTMEQIFTACIETVRVNKLQHCYVRPIVFRGYGAFGVNPFPAPVETYIICFPWGRYLGSDALEAGVDVCTSSWARMSPNTLPTTAKAGANYMNSQLIKMEAIVNGYAEGIALDAAGYVSEGSGENVFMVRDGTVITPPIGRAVLPGITRDAIMRLCEDLGIPVVERSILREELYIADEVFLTGTACEITPVRTLDKIKIGEGKRGPITKQLQDAYFGIIHGEREDRHEWLTAV; the protein is encoded by the coding sequence ATGGCACTCGAAACGTCTGAAAAAATCTGGCACAACGGCAAACTGCTCCCGTGGGAGGACGCGCGCATTCATGTCATGTCGCACGTCATTCATTACGGCTCCTCGGTATTCGAGGGCATCCGCTGCTATCAAACCCCACGTGGTCCACGGCTCGTCCGCCTGCGTGAGCATGTGCGCCGTCTGTTCGACTCCTGCCACATCTACCGCATGACGATTCCCTTTACGATGGAGCAAATCTTCACGGCCTGTATCGAAACCGTACGGGTCAACAAGCTCCAGCACTGCTACGTACGCCCCATCGTGTTTCGCGGCTATGGGGCATTTGGCGTCAACCCGTTCCCGGCGCCGGTGGAAACCTACATCATCTGTTTTCCCTGGGGACGCTACCTCGGCAGCGACGCACTTGAAGCCGGGGTGGATGTATGTACTTCTTCCTGGGCGCGCATGTCCCCCAATACACTTCCCACCACGGCCAAAGCCGGTGCCAACTACATGAACTCCCAACTCATCAAGATGGAAGCCATTGTCAACGGCTATGCCGAAGGGATTGCCCTTGACGCTGCCGGCTATGTCAGTGAAGGGAGCGGGGAAAACGTCTTCATGGTGCGGGATGGGACCGTCATTACCCCTCCGATTGGACGCGCTGTGCTGCCTGGCATCACCCGCGATGCCATAATGCGTCTTTGTGAAGACCTGGGCATTCCGGTCGTGGAGCGCAGCATTCTCCGCGAAGAACTCTACATTGCCGACGAGGTGTTTCTCACCGGCACAGCCTGTGAAATCACTCCGGTGCGCACGCTCGACAAGATCAAAATCGGCGAAGGCAAGCGCGGCCCCATCACCAAACAACTCCAGGATGCCTACTTCGGCATCATCCACGGGGAGCGTGAAGACCGCCATGAGTGGCTCACCGCTGTCTGA
- the rocF gene encoding arginase: protein MEKPLSPAPRKVTIVGVPMDLGADRRGVDMGPSVVRIAGLSAKLAELGYDVEDVGNIPVALAEMRRATPADAKHKYLAEVAKSNALLADCVEGILERGAVPIVLGGDHSIAIGSVAGVAGYYRRRGQRIGIIWIDAHADINTPESSPSGNIHGMPLAVLLGYGPEVLTHIGGFAPKIHPEDCVIIGVRQIDEGERQLARQLGLRIYTMRDLDERGMSAIMDEAIAWVTRHTVGFHATFDMDFVDPYYAPGVGTPVPGGGTYRESHLAMEKIHDSGKMLSVEMVEINAVLDAHNRTGELGAELLLSALGKKIL, encoded by the coding sequence ATGGAAAAACCCCTTTCTCCTGCTCCCCGCAAAGTGACCATTGTCGGCGTGCCCATGGACTTGGGCGCCGACCGGCGCGGCGTGGATATGGGGCCGTCCGTCGTACGCATTGCCGGCCTCAGCGCCAAACTCGCCGAACTGGGCTACGACGTGGAAGACGTTGGCAACATCCCGGTCGCACTGGCCGAAATGCGCCGTGCCACACCTGCCGACGCCAAACACAAGTATCTTGCTGAAGTGGCCAAATCGAATGCCCTTCTGGCCGATTGTGTCGAAGGGATTCTGGAACGCGGCGCGGTGCCCATTGTCCTTGGCGGCGACCATTCGATTGCCATTGGAAGTGTGGCCGGGGTGGCCGGTTACTACCGCCGCCGGGGCCAACGCATCGGCATCATCTGGATTGACGCCCATGCTGACATCAACACGCCGGAGTCATCCCCTTCCGGCAACATCCACGGCATGCCGCTGGCCGTTCTGCTGGGCTACGGCCCCGAAGTTTTGACGCACATTGGCGGTTTTGCTCCGAAAATACACCCTGAAGACTGCGTCATTATCGGTGTGCGTCAGATTGATGAAGGTGAGCGTCAACTCGCGCGTCAATTGGGCCTGCGCATCTACACAATGCGCGATCTCGATGAACGTGGCATGAGCGCCATCATGGATGAAGCCATCGCCTGGGTTACACGCCACACGGTTGGTTTTCACGCGACATTCGACATGGACTTCGTTGACCCTTATTATGCGCCTGGCGTCGGCACGCCCGTTCCCGGCGGGGGCACCTATCGTGAAAGTCACCTGGCAATGGAGAAAATTCACGATTCAGGCAAAATGCTCTCGGTCGAAATGGTCGAAATCAATGCCGTTCTCGATGCGCATAATCGGACCGGCGAACTGGGCGCGGAACTCCTGCTCTCTGCGCTCGGCAAAAAAATCCTGTAA
- a CDS encoding S24/S26 family peptidase has translation MRTTGKTKTSSIREHTLESPDILRTARAELMRDGVYRFRVNGSTMRPTISDGDWLTVEQVPTTQLGVGDIVLLCTSSQTAVVHRILRFEQRHATTYVVTRGDAAEGLDVSVPVSNVVGRVLRIESNGVRHDLTTFWRRLRTRLAGWLHRWRFRKVKSA, from the coding sequence ATGCGGACGACCGGTAAAACCAAAACGTCTTCCATTCGGGAACACACCCTGGAATCGCCCGACATTTTACGGACGGCGCGGGCGGAACTGATGCGCGATGGCGTCTATCGCTTTCGTGTCAATGGCAGCACCATGCGCCCCACCATCTCTGATGGTGACTGGCTGACCGTTGAGCAGGTGCCAACCACTCAGCTCGGTGTCGGAGACATTGTTCTGCTTTGCACAAGCAGCCAAACAGCCGTCGTGCATCGCATTCTGCGTTTCGAGCAACGCCATGCCACGACCTATGTTGTAACCCGTGGAGATGCGGCTGAGGGTCTCGATGTCTCCGTTCCGGTTTCCAACGTCGTTGGGCGCGTCCTGCGCATCGAAAGTAATGGCGTCCGGCATGATCTGACCACGTTCTGGCGTCGTCTGCGGACACGCCTCGCCGGGTGGCTCCACCGCTGGCGCTTCCGCAAGGTCAAATCGGCCTGA
- a CDS encoding GGDEF domain-containing protein, which translates to MAAPLPPAIPLSFEVPGGLANLLTGSRAAEPSGAGRLSDLLTLAQFQKLHGREWNRAARQGYPLTLCLAQLDFFASYPAAFRQPCLEVVAGLFDAQLAPVGGMAAYDPGEGFLVLIPDADAEQGRERAEHLCAAIQQKGIPHASSPHRVLTLSVAVTSDLPLFEGMPFDKFVSVLRDALAQVTTRGGNLVTVVPAAYRRP; encoded by the coding sequence GTGGCAGCCCCTCTGCCACCGGCGATACCGCTGTCGTTTGAAGTGCCAGGCGGGCTGGCGAATCTCCTGACAGGCAGCCGGGCCGCCGAGCCGTCGGGTGCCGGACGGCTGAGCGATCTCCTGACACTGGCGCAATTTCAGAAACTGCACGGACGCGAGTGGAACCGCGCAGCACGCCAGGGTTATCCGCTCACGCTGTGTCTGGCACAGCTCGACTTCTTTGCGTCCTATCCGGCCGCTTTTCGCCAGCCATGTCTGGAAGTCGTCGCCGGGCTTTTCGATGCCCAACTCGCACCAGTAGGCGGCATGGCGGCCTATGACCCTGGTGAAGGCTTTTTGGTACTTATCCCCGATGCGGATGCTGAGCAGGGACGGGAGCGGGCCGAACATCTGTGTGCAGCCATCCAGCAAAAAGGGATTCCGCACGCTTCCTCGCCCCACCGGGTTCTAACGCTGAGTGTGGCGGTCACAAGCGACCTGCCGCTCTTTGAGGGCATGCCGTTTGATAAATTCGTGTCCGTTCTGCGTGACGCCCTGGCCCAGGTGACCACCCGTGGTGGGAATCTCGTCACGGTGGTTCCGGCGGCGTACCGTCGTCCATAG